In Elephas maximus indicus isolate mEleMax1 chromosome 4, mEleMax1 primary haplotype, whole genome shotgun sequence, a genomic segment contains:
- the LOC126075560 gene encoding olfactory receptor 6C74-like, which yields MRNHTKVKTFILVGLTNDPNWQIVIFLLLFLTYLLSVTGNLTIVLLTLLDSQLKTPMYFFLRNFSFLEMSFTSDWIPRYLLSIVTKNKTISYDACMTQLFFAIFLGASEFFLLTAMSYDRYVAICQPLHYVTIMNNRVCTQLVVTSWLGGLLAISPGLILCLRLEFCDANIIDHFGCDYSPVLKLSCSDTRSIELLGFISAIVILLITLALVILSYAYILRTILKIPSAQQRKKAFSTCSSHMIVVSISYGSCIFMYMKPSAEERVALNKGVAVLNTSIAPLLNPFIYTLRNKQVKQALKDMIKRSLFF from the exons ATGAGAAACCATACAAAGGTGAAAACATTTATTCTTGTAGGACTAACCAATGATCCAAACTGGCaaattgtaattttccttttactATTTCtaacatatttattgagtgtcactGGAAATCTGACCATTGTCCTGCTCACGCTATTGGATTCCCAACTCAAAacacccatgtatttcttccttcggaatttttcatttttagaaatgtcATTCACATCCGACTGGATCCCGAGGTACCTGCTCAGCATAGTGACTAAGAATAAAACGATTTCCTATGATGCTTGTATGACACAATTGTTTTTTGCCATTTTCCTGGGCGCATCAGAGTTCTTCCTGTTGACTGCCATGtcctatgatcgctatgtggccatctgccaacCCCTTCACTATGTGACGATCATGAACAACAGAGTCTGTACCCAGCTGGTTGTTACCTCTTGGTTGGGTGGGTTGTTAGCAATCTCTCCTGGGCTTATCTTGTGCTTGAGGTTGGAATTCTGTGATGCCAACATTATTGACCACTTTGGCTGTGACTATTCTCCTGTCCTGAAACTCTCCTGCTCAGACACACGGTCCATAGAATTGTTAGGTTTTATTTCAGCCATTGTCATACTGCTGATTACACTGGCACTGGTGATACTCTCCTATGCATATATTCTGAGAACAATTCTGAAAATCCCTTCTgcccagcagaggaagaaggcttTTTCCACCTGTTCCTCTCACATGATTGTTGTCTCTATCTCTTATGGCAGCTGCATTTTTATGTATATGAAACCTTCTGCAGAAGAGAGGGTCGCTTTAAACAAGGGGGTAGCAGTGCTCAACACTTCAATTGCACCTCTCTTAAATCCTTTCATATATACCCTAAGAAATAAGCAAGTAAAACAAGCCCTGAAGGACATGATTAAAAGAT ccttgtttttc